Proteins from one Mugil cephalus isolate CIBA_MC_2020 chromosome 15, CIBA_Mcephalus_1.1, whole genome shotgun sequence genomic window:
- the tmem218 gene encoding transmembrane protein 218 — protein sequence MSNTVLQVGTGVFIIAVAWVAALVFGMMLLRASGSAKFGVIPVFLLALTITLVLVFFPRSPETPPPFKEIEIVDTLFIGRYVLLAVVSVVFLVVFFMLLPFHFLEPVYAKALRTH from the exons atgtcgAATACAGTCCTCCAAGTTGGTACCGGCGTTTTCATCATTGCTGTCGCCTGGGTTGCGGCTCTTGTGTTTGGGATGATGCTGCTGAGAGCATCAGGATCAGCAAA gttTGGGGTCATCCCTGTGTTCTTGTTGGCTCTCACCATCACTTTGGTGCTGGTGTTTTTCCCTCGCAGCCCAGAGACGCCTCCCCCCTTCAAAGAGATAGAG ATAGTGGACACTTTGTTCATCGGCCGCTACGTGCTTCTGGCAGTGGTGAGCGTAGTTTTCCTCGTGGTGTTCTTCATGCTGCTCCCCTTTCACTTCCTGGAGCCGGTGTATGCCAAGGCCTTAAGAACACACTAG